Within the Gloeobacter kilaueensis JS1 genome, the region TTGACTTCGTGATGGTTCACACCGACCGTGGCCTGGGAGTATGCCTCCGCACCACCGGCAGAACACGGGTAGAGACAAATACGATCGCCGCCCATCTGGCAGATCGCTACGGTTAGCCCTGGAGCGGTTCTCGGTTCACTGCTGCACAGCAATCGTTGCTACTTCTTTTGTCTGTCGGGGCGGGTTGCGTTTGTCTTCCGCTGCGCCTCCCAGACTCTCCGAACGTTAGTATGAACGAGGTCTGGAGGGTGAAGTTTCTGTAGACCCCGACCAGCCAAAGCTGTGTCGAATCGCAGGAGCGGGCGGGTCATGGCAGAGACAGACGAGGACTTAAAAGGGCTGGGAGGCCGGGGCGAAGGCTACAGTGCTGTAGTCGCGCAGTTGTTGAGGTTGGAGACACCTGAAGCGATGGAGGGTCTTCCCGACGGCGATTACCGCGCCCTGGGACTGGGAGAAGCGCACGTGGACGAGTTGCGGGCGTTTGCCAGGGAATATGCTCCTTTGCGCCTCGATAGCAAAAACTGGAATTCGCCCGAATATTGGGCTGCAGCCCATGCCTGGCGGGCGCTTACCCAGATCGACATCGAGGCGGCGGTGGAGACGATGCTCGACCTGCTGCCCCGGCTCGCGGACGACGAATGGTTGCACTCCGATTTTCTTGAGGTGGCGCAGCGGATCGGACCTGCGCAGCTGCCCCGGCTGCGGGCTTTTCTCGAAGAGGAGGCCAACGCTCCAGCCTCAGACGCGGTGACGACCGCTCAGACGCTGATTGCCGAGCAACATCCCGAGGCTCGCGACGAAGTCGTTGCGGCACTGGTGCAGATATTGGAGCGGGCCAAGACCAACAGCGAATGGCTCAATGCCGTCCTCATCGATGGGCTGATAAGACTCAAGGCGGTCGAGGCGGCGGATGTGATCGAACGCGCCTATGCTGCCGATGCCGTAGACCCGATATTTGTGGGCGACTGGGAGGATGTCCAGGTAGAACTCGGGCTCAAAGACCGACCACCATCTGGCCAGTCATCGCCCTTGTTGCCGCGTGTGTCGAATCGGAGTCACCTGGAGCCGTCTGGCACGAGCAAGAAGTCTGTCTCGGCCTCGCGGCGGCAGATGCAAAAGCAGTCGCGCAAGCAAAACCGCAAGTCCAAACGCAAGTAGCATCAGCCGTTGAGAAGCGTCCAATGCACGGCGAGCACGAGCGCGTATCCATCCCCTCGCGGGGATTAGATCCACTCGAACTTCACATCCAGCAGCACCACCCGGCCCTGCTGGGCTACGACCGTGCAGCACACAACCGGGCGTATCCGTCCCC harbors:
- a CDS encoding DUF1186 domain-containing protein; this encodes MAETDEDLKGLGGRGEGYSAVVAQLLRLETPEAMEGLPDGDYRALGLGEAHVDELRAFAREYAPLRLDSKNWNSPEYWAAAHAWRALTQIDIEAAVETMLDLLPRLADDEWLHSDFLEVAQRIGPAQLPRLRAFLEEEANAPASDAVTTAQTLIAEQHPEARDEVVAALVQILERAKTNSEWLNAVLIDGLIRLKAVEAADVIERAYAADAVDPIFVGDWEDVQVELGLKDRPPSGQSSPLLPRVSNRSHLEPSGTSKKSVSASRRQMQKQSRKQNRKSKRK